From Candidatus Poribacteria bacterium, a single genomic window includes:
- a CDS encoding putative quinol monooxygenase — protein sequence MFVIIAPIQIKEGHRDAFIEAMIDDAKGSVADEPGCLRFDIIQDGADPNRIWLYEVYTDEAAFQEHLKAPHFIKWRDTVKDWFAESDFKGAGGGSSNIYPPDDAWQ from the coding sequence ATGTTTGTTATCATTGCACCGATTCAGATTAAAGAAGGTCATCGAGATGCGTTCATTGAAGCTATGATAGACGATGCAAAAGGTTCCGTTGCGGATGAACCCGGCTGTCTGAGATTTGATATAATTCAAGACGGTGCCGATCCGAATCGGATATGGCTTTATGAAGTCTATACAGACGAGGCAGCGTTCCAAGAGCATCTGAAAGCCCCACACTTCATTAAGTGGCGGGATACCGTCAAAGACTGGTTCGCTGAGAGCGATTTTAAAGGCGCAGGCGGCGGAAGTTCCAACATTTACCCGCCAGACGACGCTTGGCAGTAA
- a CDS encoding ASCH domain-containing protein produces MIVNALSIVSPSVQRIVAGKKVVEIRRWLPPKIPFLNLVLVENEIYLTEEGQEDPNGLARAIADITGVHEWTREEAESQGIDWIPGYVCWELSNVRHIAPPIPCVARRKIYKIDIDAPLPIGGC; encoded by the coding sequence TTGATAGTTAATGCACTGTCCATCGTTTCACCATCCGTGCAGCGTATTGTTGCGGGGAAGAAGGTCGTCGAAATACGACGGTGGCTGCCGCCGAAGATTCCTTTTCTCAATCTCGTGCTTGTGGAAAATGAGATTTACTTGACCGAGGAAGGACAGGAAGACCCCAACGGGCTGGCACGCGCAATCGCCGACATTACCGGCGTTCACGAATGGACACGTGAAGAAGCCGAATCGCAAGGGATAGATTGGATCCCTGGCTATGTCTGTTGGGAACTGTCAAATGTGCGGCACATAGCACCGCCTATCCCGTGTGTCGCACGACGGAAAATCTATAAAATTGACATTGATGCGCCGCTACCTATTGGTGGTTGTTGA
- a CDS encoding class I SAM-dependent methyltransferase, translating to MMRFTDTLVKTYEKYAHERALHSPDAFKVQERSEFLKFLKAERRETLLEIGCGPGQDAQFFQSQGFRVLAVDNTPAMVKLTAEKGVSAQVLDCYDLGEINECFDAVYTMNCLLHIPKRNIDQVLRLISRRLNENGLMYLGLWGDQDFEGIWEHDRYEPKRFFSFWKTEALLEVLQRSFRLEYYRRLEPREGWIFNSFILRKYGGSK from the coding sequence ATGATGCGGTTCACTGACACACTCGTTAAGACCTACGAAAAGTACGCCCATGAAAGAGCATTGCACTCGCCTGACGCATTCAAGGTACAAGAGCGATCCGAGTTTCTAAAGTTCTTGAAGGCTGAAAGACGGGAGACGCTCCTTGAAATCGGGTGTGGTCCCGGTCAGGATGCTCAGTTTTTTCAATCTCAAGGATTCAGAGTTTTGGCGGTGGACAACACACCAGCAATGGTGAAACTCACTGCTGAAAAGGGGGTGTCTGCGCAAGTCTTGGATTGCTATGATCTCGGTGAAATTAACGAATGTTTCGATGCAGTCTATACCATGAATTGCCTCCTGCATATACCGAAGCGCAATATTGATCAGGTTTTGCGTTTAATTTCAAGACGGCTCAATGAAAACGGCTTAATGTATCTCGGTCTATGGGGAGACCAAGACTTTGAGGGTATCTGGGAACACGATAGATATGAGCCGAAACGGTTTTTCTCCTTCTGGAAGACAGAGGCACTTCTTGAAGTCCTCCAGCGATCATTTAGGTTGGAGTATTATCGGCGATTAGAGCCTCGTGAAGGCTGGATATTCAATTCTTTTATTCTCCGTAAATATGGAGGTTCAAAGTGA